In Lepus europaeus isolate LE1 chromosome 9, mLepTim1.pri, whole genome shotgun sequence, the following are encoded in one genomic region:
- the LOC133766188 gene encoding vomeronasal type-1 receptor 90-like — MSQSIVLSSIAAARNAVFSEVSIGITANTFLLLFHVLWFFLQHRTRPTDLAIGHLALIHLVMLITVGVIAADIFEAQELWDDITCKAVIYWHQVTRGLSLGTTCLLSVLQAITLSPRSSWLAKFKHTSSHHNMCGFLFLWVFNLSISARLLISIVATKNRTSHSLMSVTKSCSLLSLSQVFRLTFSMLGIFRDVSLTGLMAVSSGYMVIFLCRHKRRSQHLHSTNLSPRASPEQRATWIILLLLGFFVLVYLMDCMVSFFSGIWLNSDPVRLCVQMLVGNGYATIGPLVLIISEKRMITIFKCVSEKENSVHFFRNKQHVFR; from the coding sequence ATGAGTCAAAGCATTGTACTTTCCAGTATCGCTGCTGCACGAAATGCTGTTTTCTCTGAAGTCAGCATTGGGATCACAGCCAAcaccttccttcttctcttccatGTTCTCTGGTTCTTTCTCCAGCACAGGACCAGGCCCACAGACCTGGCCATTGGGCACCTGGCCCTCATCCACCTGGTGATGCTGATCACTGTGGGGGTCATAGCTGCAGACATTTTTGAGGCTCAGGAGTTATGGGATGACATCACGTGCAAAGCTGTCATTTACTGGCATCAAGTGACACGGGGCCTCTCCTTGGGCACCACCTGCCTGCTAAGTGTCCTCCAGGCCATCACCCTcagccccaggagctcctggtTGGCCAAGTTCAAGCACACATCCTCACATCACAACATGTGCGGATTTCTCTTCCTATGGGTCTTCAATTTGTCCATCAGCGCTCGTCTCCTAATCTCCATTGTTGCCACCAAAAATCGTACATCCCACAGTCTTATGTCTGTCACTAAATCTTGCTCTCTCTTGTCCCTGAGTCAGGTGTTCAGACTCACATTCTCTATGTTGGGGATCTTCCGGGATGTCTCCCTTACAGGGCTCATGGCTGTCTCAAGTGGGTACATGGTGATATTCCTGTGCAGGCACAAGAGGCGGTCCCAGCACCTTCACAGCACCAACCTGTCTCCAAGAGCCTCCCCAGAGCAAAGGGCCACGTGGATCATCCTGCTGCTCCTGGGTTTCTTTGTGCTCGTTTACTTGATGGACTGCATGGTGTCTTTCTTCTCAGGAATATGGTTGAACAGTGACCCAGTTCGCCTGTGTGTCCAGATGCTGGTGGGCAATGGCTATGCCACCATTGGTCCCTTGGTGTTAATCATCAGTGAGAAACGAATGATCACCATTTTCAAATGTGTATCTGAGAAGGAGAATAGTGTTCACTTCTTCAGAAATAAACAACATGTCTTTAGATGA